A window of the Butyricimonas faecalis genome harbors these coding sequences:
- the yihA gene encoding ribosome biogenesis GTP-binding protein YihA/YsxC produces MEIKSASFVISNTDVKKCPAPDRHEYAFIGRSNVGKSSLINMLTNYSKLAKTSASPGKTQLINHFLINNEWYLVDLPGYGYARTSKSQRGQFSSMIKNYILKRENMVCLFVLIDSRHDPLKIDLDFMEWLGENGVPFVMVFTKADKLTTTERMNCIAKYQEKMKDTWESMPMAFITSAETKLGRVELLSYISELNKLKLE; encoded by the coding sequence ATGGAAATTAAGAGTGCCAGTTTTGTGATAAGTAACACGGATGTGAAGAAATGTCCGGCACCGGATAGACACGAATACGCGTTTATTGGGAGATCGAACGTGGGAAAGTCTTCATTGATCAATATGCTGACAAATTATAGCAAATTGGCCAAGACATCTGCTAGTCCGGGAAAAACTCAATTGATCAATCATTTTTTGATTAATAATGAATGGTATCTGGTGGATTTACCGGGATACGGGTATGCTAGAACATCTAAATCTCAGCGAGGACAATTCAGTTCCATGATAAAGAATTATATATTAAAACGGGAGAATATGGTGTGTCTTTTCGTGTTGATAGACAGCCGACATGATCCGTTGAAGATTGATCTCGATTTCATGGAGTGGTTGGGTGAGAACGGGGTTCCTTTTGTGATGGTCTTTACGAAGGCAGATAAGTTGACAACCACGGAACGGATGAATTGTATTGCCAAGTATCAGGAAAAGATGAAAGATACCTGGGAAAGTATGCCCATGGCGTTTATTACTTCTGCCGAAACAAAATTGGGACGTGTGGAACTATTGTCCTATATTTCTGAGTTGAACAAATTGAAACTAGAATAA
- a CDS encoding DEAD/DEAH box helicase, with product MEKFRELGLDGDILKGIADLGFETPSPVQEKAIPVILGEENDLVVLAQTGTGKTAAFGLPLLQKINPEWNSVQVLVLSPTRELCMQIGSDLKNYSKYLPDIRVTCVYGGTDIRRQMKELQKGVHVVVATPGRLVDLLNRKALNIETVFAVVLDEADEMLNMGFQEDLDFILSNTPKDKNTYLFSATMPKEVERIARNYLVNQKEISVGKKNQGADTVSHQYYMVRAKDCYETLRRIVDCSPSMYAIIFTRTKNDAQDIAKHLQRDGIDCDALHGDLSQAQRDNVMNAFRAKRLKVLVATDVAARGLDVDCLTHVINYNLPEDVESYTHRSGRTGRAGKEGISIAIIHSKEKGKLRRIEGILKKKFEYKQVPVGEEICRAQLMFYADKILASEDQEDIDRYAPEVYEKFAELSKEELIQHLVSYEFGKLLKKYKNTADLNISDDDRGGRSERGDRGDRRDRRGRGEETAYSTFMLNVGREDGLTPRDLMGLINKYSRRRGIGVGGIRIFDTDTKFEIDEESAPDFAVDFSKVLFNGIPLEIKAIPTRDKGRRRDDRSRGEFSGRRERRDRDKKDHRGGGRREEKSGGKRRGRPGSDPKKPRNFNRSSSRG from the coding sequence ATGGAAAAATTTAGAGAATTAGGATTAGACGGGGACATTCTTAAAGGAATTGCAGATTTAGGGTTTGAAACACCGAGTCCGGTACAAGAGAAGGCTATCCCTGTTATTTTGGGCGAAGAAAATGATTTGGTTGTGTTAGCCCAGACCGGAACGGGAAAAACAGCGGCTTTCGGATTGCCGTTATTACAGAAAATTAATCCGGAATGGAATAGTGTGCAGGTACTGGTTCTGAGTCCCACACGTGAGTTGTGTATGCAGATCGGGAGTGATTTGAAGAACTATTCAAAGTACCTTCCGGATATTCGTGTGACCTGTGTGTACGGGGGAACGGACATAAGGAGACAAATGAAGGAACTGCAAAAAGGGGTACACGTGGTTGTGGCTACTCCGGGACGTTTGGTCGACTTGTTGAACCGGAAAGCGTTGAATATCGAGACCGTGTTTGCCGTCGTGCTGGATGAGGCCGATGAGATGTTGAACATGGGATTCCAGGAAGACTTGGATTTTATCTTGAGTAACACGCCTAAGGATAAAAATACGTACCTGTTTTCGGCAACAATGCCTAAAGAGGTAGAACGGATTGCCCGGAATTATCTGGTGAACCAGAAGGAGATTTCCGTGGGTAAGAAAAATCAGGGTGCGGATACGGTATCTCACCAATATTATATGGTTCGTGCGAAAGATTGTTACGAAACGCTACGCCGAATTGTGGATTGCTCCCCCAGTATGTATGCTATTATTTTTACTCGTACGAAGAATGATGCGCAAGATATAGCGAAGCATTTGCAGCGTGACGGGATTGATTGCGATGCATTACACGGGGATCTGAGCCAAGCGCAACGGGATAACGTGATGAACGCTTTCCGGGCGAAACGATTGAAAGTATTGGTGGCAACGGATGTGGCTGCCCGCGGGTTGGACGTGGATTGTTTGACACACGTGATCAACTACAATTTGCCGGAAGACGTGGAGAGCTATACGCATCGTAGCGGTAGAACGGGACGTGCCGGAAAGGAAGGTATTTCCATCGCCATTATTCACTCGAAAGAGAAAGGAAAATTACGCCGGATTGAAGGTATCTTGAAGAAGAAGTTCGAGTACAAGCAAGTTCCGGTAGGAGAAGAGATTTGTCGGGCACAATTGATGTTTTATGCAGACAAGATTTTAGCATCAGAGGATCAGGAGGATATTGATCGGTATGCTCCTGAGGTGTATGAAAAATTTGCTGAACTATCGAAGGAAGAGTTGATCCAACATTTGGTATCCTACGAGTTCGGTAAGTTACTGAAGAAATACAAGAATACAGCCGATTTGAACATCAGTGATGATGACCGGGGAGGTCGTTCTGAACGTGGTGATCGGGGAGATCGACGTGATCGTCGGGGACGTGGAGAAGAAACCGCGTACAGCACGTTTATGCTGAATGTCGGTCGGGAAGACGGGTTGACCCCTCGTGATCTGATGGGTTTGATTAATAAATATTCTCGCCGTCGGGGTATTGGTGTCGGAGGTATCCGTATTTTTGATACAGATACAAAATTCGAGATCGACGAGGAGAGTGCCCCTGATTTTGCTGTAGATTTCAGTAAGGTCCTCTTTAATGGTATTCCATTGGAGATAAAGGCTATTCCTACGCGTGACAAAGGGCGTCGTCGGGATGACCGAAGTCGAGGCGAGTTTTCTGGAAGACGGGAACGTCGTGACCGGGACAAGAAAGATCACCGGGGCGGCGGACGCCGGGAAGAAAAGAGCGGTGGAAAGAGAAGGGGAAGACCGGGAAGTGATCCGAAAAAACCGAGAAATTTCAACAGATCCTCTTCTCGCGGCTAG
- the ftsZ gene encoding cell division protein FtsZ gives MVDGLINFNQFEITTPIIKVIGVGGGGGNAVEYMYKQGICDVDFVLCNTDSQILEHSPIPTIIQLGKTLTEGRGAGNRPEIGEAAANESIDDIKALLSTNTKMVFITAAMGGGTGTGAAPVIAKIAKDMGILTVGIVTIPSRFEGPKRLDQAREGVKRLKEHVDSLIIIDNEKIQRIFGSQTLSSAFAKANDVLNIAAKGIAEIITLPGYINVDFADVRTVMTDSGIAIMGAAKASGEDRAKRVIAEALNSPLLNKSDILGASDILLNITSGTDEITMDEMSEITNYVIKEVGDNAAIIWGVGTDEALEDAISVTVIATGFPMEDVENTFTKPLKGVASSVKDASETAEDAARTKKIKDGVKDYVQVILKESEVVLQPDLSPEKVEELATTPAYTRRHLKIDRL, from the coding sequence ATGGTAGACGGATTGATAAATTTTAACCAGTTTGAGATTACTACCCCGATTATTAAAGTGATCGGAGTCGGAGGTGGTGGCGGTAATGCCGTGGAATACATGTACAAGCAAGGGATTTGTGACGTGGATTTCGTGTTGTGTAATACCGATTCGCAAATATTGGAACATAGTCCTATTCCGACCATTATTCAATTGGGGAAGACCCTGACTGAAGGACGGGGAGCGGGGAATCGACCGGAGATCGGAGAGGCTGCAGCTAACGAGAGTATTGATGATATAAAAGCGTTGTTGAGTACCAATACGAAGATGGTGTTTATCACGGCGGCAATGGGAGGAGGAACCGGAACCGGTGCGGCACCCGTAATTGCCAAGATAGCCAAGGATATGGGTATTCTGACGGTGGGTATCGTGACGATACCTTCCCGCTTCGAAGGGCCGAAACGGTTGGACCAGGCTCGTGAAGGGGTAAAAAGATTAAAAGAACATGTGGACTCTTTGATTATCATAGATAATGAGAAGATACAACGGATATTCGGATCGCAAACATTGTCGAGTGCATTTGCCAAAGCTAACGACGTGTTGAATATTGCTGCCAAGGGTATCGCGGAGATTATCACGTTGCCGGGATATATAAACGTCGACTTTGCCGATGTGAGAACGGTGATGACAGATAGCGGAATTGCTATTATGGGAGCGGCAAAAGCTTCCGGTGAAGACCGGGCTAAGCGGGTGATTGCCGAGGCTTTGAATAGCCCTCTGCTGAACAAGAGCGATATATTGGGAGCCAGTGACATCTTGTTGAATATTACATCCGGGACGGATGAAATTACGATGGATGAGATGAGTGAAATCACGAATTACGTGATCAAGGAAGTAGGTGATAATGCAGCTATTATTTGGGGTGTGGGAACCGATGAGGCGCTGGAAGATGCAATTTCCGTGACGGTGATTGCTACCGGCTTCCCCATGGAGGACGTGGAAAACACGTTCACGAAACCCTTGAAAGGAGTAGCTTCTTCCGTGAAAGATGCTTCGGAAACGGCGGAGGATGCCGCTCGTACGAAGAAAATCAAAGACGGGGTAAAAGATTACGTACAGGTCATTTTAAAAGAATCGGAAGTGGTGCTTCAACCGGATTTGTCACCCGAAAAAGTAGAAGAATTGGCAACGACTCCGGCGTATACTCGGAGACATTTAAAAATAGACAGACTTTGA
- the ftsZ gene encoding cell division protein FtsZ: MLNEDDLLVVNIPLQEESIIKVIGVGGGGSNAVNHMCRQGIRGVEFVVCNTDIQALRISPVKNRIQIGKELTEGRGAGSLPERGKQSAIESLDYIKTILERNTKMVFITAGMGGGTGTGAAPIIAKQARELGILTIGIVTIPFSFEGRKRVEQAMEGVDELSNYVDALLIICNEKLRDMYGDLKLSKAFEMADNVLTIAAKSIAEIITLKGFVNVDFADVEVVMRNSGVALMGAGESVGENRALEAVKMALESPLLNSNDIRGASNILLNMLYGSKEITMDEITLITDYVKELVGNDVDVIWGAGKDDALGDELHVAVIATGFNGSPIERKKTNISFKVETVEDLEMQTVDARKLEEEERARKQRLEESRRLRQQREKQRRDVGKRQRAIVFDDDDDDEPVREEEIHRKRIEEYDREFELENGRKRGKNEVPDVDSWFKRKLGNMFNEDMNRDSQM; the protein is encoded by the coding sequence ATGCTTAATGAAGATGATTTATTGGTTGTGAATATTCCACTACAGGAAGAATCGATTATCAAGGTGATCGGAGTGGGTGGAGGCGGTAGTAATGCCGTGAACCACATGTGTCGTCAGGGGATTCGAGGCGTAGAGTTCGTGGTGTGTAACACGGATATACAAGCGTTGCGGATTAGTCCCGTGAAAAATCGTATTCAGATCGGTAAGGAGCTTACCGAGGGGCGTGGAGCAGGAAGTTTGCCGGAGCGCGGCAAACAGTCGGCCATTGAAAGTCTGGATTATATCAAAACGATATTGGAGCGTAACACGAAAATGGTGTTTATCACGGCAGGTATGGGGGGTGGAACCGGGACAGGCGCTGCACCTATTATTGCCAAGCAAGCTCGCGAGTTAGGTATTCTGACCATCGGCATCGTGACGATCCCTTTTAGTTTTGAGGGACGGAAGCGGGTGGAGCAAGCGATGGAGGGCGTTGACGAGTTGTCGAATTACGTGGATGCCCTGTTGATTATCTGTAACGAGAAGTTGCGGGATATGTACGGGGATTTGAAGTTGTCGAAAGCATTTGAGATGGCGGATAACGTGTTGACCATCGCAGCGAAGAGCATCGCGGAGATCATCACGTTGAAGGGATTCGTGAACGTGGACTTCGCTGACGTGGAAGTGGTGATGCGGAATAGTGGGGTGGCGCTGATGGGTGCCGGAGAATCGGTTGGAGAGAATCGTGCGTTGGAGGCTGTGAAGATGGCATTGGAATCGCCCTTGCTGAATAGTAATGATATTCGGGGGGCATCTAATATATTGTTGAACATGCTGTACGGTAGTAAGGAGATCACGATGGACGAGATTACCTTGATTACCGATTACGTGAAAGAGTTGGTCGGGAACGATGTGGACGTGATCTGGGGTGCCGGTAAGGACGATGCTCTGGGTGACGAATTGCACGTGGCCGTGATTGCTACTGGGTTTAACGGTTCTCCGATTGAGAGGAAAAAGACGAATATTTCTTTTAAGGTGGAAACGGTGGAAGATTTGGAAATGCAGACGGTGGATGCCCGAAAGTTGGAAGAAGAGGAGCGTGCGCGTAAGCAAAGGTTGGAAGAGAGTCGTCGGTTACGCCAACAGCGGGAAAAACAGCGGCGGGATGTCGGAAAACGTCAACGGGCTATCGTGTTTGACGATGATGATGACGATGAACCGGTTCGGGAAGAGGAGATTCACCGGAAACGAATTGAGGAGTATGACCGGGAGTTTGAACTGGAGAACGGACGCAAACGAGGAAAGAACGAGGTACCGGATGTGGATAGCTGGTTCAAGCGTAAGCTAGGAAATATGTTCAATGAAGATATGAATAGGGATTCACAAATGTAA
- a CDS encoding cell division FtsA domain-containing protein, producing MLENEILDIIMGFVASLDMGSEKMVMALGEKSGSDCRLVGIISIASQGVKRGKIVDKLRAKACIQRLLDRFKSEYEVHIDALNVALSGAWVKQIEDRENIKFSRPKSIDQGDLQEMEKKCRSVVGAGDEEVVDVVPFAYYVDKESEVNPMGVMAKRLDVHYHVYVARSSELRDLRDMFANLGVDKVDFYSMAGAAQKALITAGSDMLNFALLDLGADSINVQVFQDGLVYFDEELPLGCSTIDRDINTAFSINDMEKARKLKEEFGMALRASCKNRKIMIPDTKYCIDSHDLVHVEQSRLEELLEGAIFQMQESGCYEDLDEGILLTGSGCQVAGIEVLLSKLSGHSVGFAKVTSVKADRETSLKNPAYFTAFGLLQCERREVKKPKSGGWFSNFFRE from the coding sequence GTGTTAGAAAATGAAATATTAGATATTATTATGGGGTTTGTAGCTTCTTTGGATATGGGGTCTGAAAAAATGGTGATGGCTCTCGGAGAAAAGTCCGGGAGTGATTGTCGTTTGGTCGGTATCATAAGTATTGCCTCACAAGGAGTTAAACGAGGCAAAATTGTTGATAAGCTTCGGGCAAAAGCGTGTATCCAGCGTTTGTTGGATCGCTTTAAGAGCGAGTATGAGGTTCATATTGATGCTTTGAATGTCGCTTTAAGCGGGGCGTGGGTGAAACAGATTGAAGATCGGGAAAATATTAAGTTTTCCCGTCCGAAGAGTATAGACCAAGGGGATTTGCAGGAGATGGAGAAGAAGTGTCGGAGCGTGGTGGGGGCCGGTGACGAGGAAGTGGTGGATGTCGTTCCGTTCGCTTATTACGTGGATAAGGAGAGCGAGGTGAACCCGATGGGGGTTATGGCGAAGCGGTTGGATGTTCATTATCACGTGTACGTGGCGAGGAGTAGTGAATTGAGGGATTTGAGGGATATGTTTGCTAATTTAGGGGTTGACAAAGTTGATTTTTATTCGATGGCCGGAGCCGCGCAAAAGGCTTTGATTACGGCAGGATCGGATATGTTGAATTTTGCTTTGCTTGATCTGGGGGCAGATAGTATCAACGTACAGGTCTTCCAAGACGGGTTGGTTTATTTTGATGAAGAATTGCCATTGGGATGTAGCACGATAGACCGGGATATTAATACTGCATTTTCGATTAATGACATGGAAAAGGCACGCAAGCTGAAAGAAGAGTTCGGCATGGCGTTGCGAGCATCGTGTAAGAATCGGAAAATCATGATTCCCGATACGAAATATTGTATTGATAGCCACGATCTGGTACACGTGGAGCAATCCCGTTTGGAGGAATTGTTGGAAGGAGCTATTTTTCAGATGCAGGAAAGTGGTTGTTACGAAGATTTGGATGAAGGGATTTTGTTGACCGGAAGTGGTTGTCAGGTGGCGGGGATCGAAGTGTTGTTGTCCAAGTTATCGGGACATTCGGTTGGCTTTGCAAAGGTGACGAGTGTTAAAGCAGATCGGGAAACTAGTTTGAAGAACCCGGCATATTTTACGGCTTTTGGGTTGTTGCAGTGTGAACGCCGAGAGGTGAAGAAACCCAAGTCCGGCGGATGGTTTAGTAATTTTTTTAGAGAATAA
- a CDS encoding cell division protein FtsQ/DivIB yields the protein MATKSGEVTCRGVRVAVNHTDVNVFVDEEDVMKAIKKGYGDIMDKSILAVNKDSLERVLVKNPMIKSAQVYYSLDGYIHVNIQQREPILRVLTGEGYYVDRDGRVMPLSSKFTSRVVVATGDINKKFACEKLGPFAMKLKNEPFWDAYIEQLVVRSNEDVVMIPKVGDFRIVLGKVDDCEARLEKLMSFLKDGITKKGWNRYKEINLKFDNQVVCVRK from the coding sequence GTGGCGACAAAATCGGGGGAGGTAACATGTAGAGGGGTACGGGTGGCTGTCAATCATACGGATGTTAACGTGTTTGTCGATGAGGAGGATGTTATGAAGGCGATAAAGAAGGGATACGGAGACATTATGGACAAAAGTATATTGGCGGTAAATAAAGATAGTTTGGAAAGGGTGCTTGTCAAGAATCCGATGATTAAATCGGCTCAGGTTTACTACAGTTTAGACGGTTATATTCATGTAAATATCCAGCAACGTGAACCTATTTTGAGAGTACTAACAGGTGAAGGGTATTATGTGGATCGTGACGGGAGAGTGATGCCGTTGTCTTCTAAGTTTACTTCCAGGGTTGTTGTTGCAACCGGTGATATAAATAAAAAATTCGCTTGCGAGAAACTGGGTCCTTTCGCGATGAAATTGAAGAATGAACCATTTTGGGATGCATATATCGAACAATTGGTCGTGAGGTCGAACGAGGATGTTGTGATGATTCCTAAAGTGGGGGATTTCCGGATCGTGTTGGGAAAGGTGGATGATTGCGAGGCGAGGTTGGAAAAATTAATGTCGTTTCTGAAGGACGGGATCACAAAGAAAGGGTGGAACCGTTACAAAGAGATCAATTTGAAGTTTGACAACCAGGTTGTTTGTGTTAGAAAATGA
- the murC gene encoding UDP-N-acetylmuramate--L-alanine ligase: MEIKNIKAVYFVGIGGIGMSALARYFKVMGYEVAGYDRTPSPLTRKMTDEEGFEITYEDEVKNIREVFQDKEHTLVVYTPAVPKENRILSFFRDNGYALHKRAEVLGFLSRSKKALCVAGTHGKTTTTTMLAFLLHHSHVGCSAFLGGISSNFGTNLLIDKDSDYVVIEADEYDRSFLHLHPEIAVITAMDADHLDIYGTREHLIEAFEEFALQTRGKLFLRKGLELKKRTITGHYAAGEKTDYYADRLRVDNGSYLFDYIGKDLEIKDLRMCFPGRVNVENATAAITVALSVGVTPEEIREALPLFKGVSRRFDIHAKSDRLIYIDDYAHHPREIEASLSSIREMWPAKRLTVAFQPHLYSRTNDFYPEFAKSLNLADQVILLDIYPAREQPIPGVTSKLIADRLTVPFVRVTKEEFPEYVKENVKEGIFMTVGAGDIDRFIPVFTEMFNHPDC; the protein is encoded by the coding sequence ATGGAGATTAAGAATATAAAGGCGGTATATTTTGTGGGTATTGGGGGAATTGGGATGAGTGCATTGGCCCGTTATTTTAAAGTGATGGGGTACGAGGTGGCGGGGTATGACCGGACGCCGTCGCCATTGACACGGAAAATGACAGATGAGGAAGGGTTTGAGATTACTTACGAGGATGAGGTAAAGAATATCCGGGAGGTTTTTCAGGATAAAGAGCATACGTTGGTGGTATACACCCCGGCGGTACCGAAGGAAAATCGTATTCTTAGTTTTTTCCGGGATAACGGATATGCTTTACATAAGCGGGCTGAGGTGTTGGGATTTTTGTCTCGCAGCAAGAAAGCGCTTTGCGTTGCAGGAACGCATGGGAAGACGACAACCACGACCATGTTGGCTTTTTTGTTGCATCATTCACACGTGGGATGCAGTGCTTTCCTAGGGGGAATATCCTCGAATTTCGGTACGAATTTGTTGATCGATAAGGATTCGGATTACGTGGTGATCGAGGCGGACGAATACGATCGTTCCTTTTTGCATCTGCATCCGGAAATTGCAGTGATTACGGCTATGGATGCGGATCATCTGGATATATACGGAACGCGCGAACATTTGATCGAGGCTTTCGAGGAATTTGCCTTGCAGACACGAGGAAAGTTGTTTTTGCGTAAGGGGTTGGAATTGAAGAAAAGAACGATTACCGGGCATTATGCTGCCGGGGAGAAAACGGATTATTATGCCGATCGGTTGCGGGTGGATAATGGGAGCTACTTGTTTGATTATATCGGGAAAGATTTGGAGATAAAGGATTTGAGGATGTGTTTCCCCGGGCGGGTGAACGTGGAGAACGCTACGGCTGCAATCACGGTGGCTTTGAGTGTGGGGGTGACACCGGAAGAGATTCGAGAGGCTTTACCTTTATTTAAAGGAGTTTCCCGAAGATTTGACATACACGCGAAGAGTGACCGCTTGATTTATATTGATGATTACGCTCATCACCCGCGAGAGATCGAGGCGTCTCTTTCTTCCATTCGGGAGATGTGGCCGGCTAAGAGGTTGACGGTGGCCTTTCAGCCTCATCTGTACTCGCGTACAAATGATTTTTACCCGGAATTCGCAAAGAGTTTGAATCTTGCAGATCAAGTGATCTTGCTGGATATTTATCCCGCACGGGAGCAACCGATTCCGGGTGTGACGTCGAAATTGATTGCCGATCGGTTGACTGTTCCATTTGTACGGGTGACGAAGGAAGAGTTCCCGGAGTACGTGAAGGAAAACGTGAAGGAGGGGATTTTTATGACAGTGGGAGCCGGAGATATAGACCGGTTTATTCCGGTTTTTACGGAGATGTTTAATCATCCGGATTGTTGA
- the murG gene encoding undecaprenyldiphospho-muramoylpentapeptide beta-N-acetylglucosaminyltransferase translates to MKKVIISGGGTGGHIFPALSIANALKRLDKDIEILFVGAEGKMEMEKVPEAGYKIVGLPVRGLQRKLTLSNLKVLWNLWRSLKKAKRVVQEFKPDVVVGVGGYASGPIGKVAANAGIPLVLQEQNSYAGVTNKLLAKKAAKICVAYEGMERFFPKEKIIFTGNPVRKDLLNAANERAEGIAFYGLDANKKTVLITGGSLGAGSINKAMVRWLEKIAGWKNVQVIWQCGSYYHKELEEQLKGRMPENVKFMPFLKRMDLAYACADLVVARAGAGTISELCLLGKAAVLVPSPNVAEDHQTKNAMALVNKQAAVMVKDAEVVERLGEVMERLLQDDGERKSLSDHILTLAMKNSDEVIAREILKIM, encoded by the coding sequence ATGAAAAAAGTTATTATTAGTGGAGGCGGAACGGGAGGACATATATTTCCTGCCCTTTCTATTGCGAATGCGCTAAAACGCTTGGATAAGGATATAGAGATTCTGTTCGTGGGGGCAGAGGGGAAAATGGAGATGGAGAAAGTGCCGGAAGCCGGGTATAAGATCGTGGGATTACCGGTGAGAGGACTACAGCGTAAGTTAACGTTGAGTAATTTGAAAGTGCTGTGGAATTTGTGGCGGAGTTTGAAGAAAGCGAAGCGTGTGGTGCAGGAGTTTAAACCGGATGTCGTGGTAGGCGTTGGTGGGTATGCCAGCGGACCGATAGGAAAAGTGGCCGCGAATGCCGGTATTCCGTTGGTGTTGCAAGAGCAGAATTCTTATGCCGGAGTGACGAATAAGTTGCTGGCAAAGAAGGCAGCCAAGATTTGTGTAGCTTACGAGGGAATGGAACGTTTTTTCCCGAAAGAAAAGATCATATTTACAGGAAATCCGGTGCGGAAGGATTTATTGAATGCCGCGAATGAACGGGCAGAGGGAATTGCTTTCTACGGGTTGGATGCGAATAAGAAGACGGTGCTGATTACCGGAGGTAGTCTGGGTGCCGGGTCGATTAACAAGGCTATGGTGAGGTGGTTGGAGAAGATTGCGGGGTGGAAGAACGTGCAGGTGATTTGGCAATGCGGAAGTTATTATCACAAGGAGCTGGAAGAGCAATTGAAGGGGCGTATGCCGGAAAACGTGAAGTTTATGCCATTTTTGAAACGGATGGATTTGGCATATGCTTGTGCTGACCTGGTGGTAGCGCGAGCGGGTGCGGGAACAATCTCGGAGTTGTGTTTGCTGGGGAAAGCCGCTGTGTTGGTACCATCGCCTAACGTGGCAGAAGATCACCAAACAAAGAATGCCATGGCACTGGTGAACAAACAAGCTGCCGTGATGGTGAAGGATGCCGAAGTGGTGGAGCGTTTGGGTGAAGTGATGGAGCGCTTGTTGCAGGATGACGGAGAACGGAAGAGTTTATCAGATCATATCTTGACACTAGCGATGAAGAATTCGGATGAAGTGATTGCTAGGGAAATTTTGAAAATAATGTAA
- a CDS encoding FtsW/RodA/SpoVE family cell cycle protein: MLNLKNKVVFKGDRTLWYVVIGLMLASLIVVYSSTGSLAFRVRGGNTSYYLIKQLFLMFGCMVVILTLQSFHYKYFLSFAKIVLGMSFIFLLWAKFAGTTLNDAGRWVTIPGIGFTFQPSEMAKLGIIMYCARAIAFEQTEECCSDNVLWRMTLVVPVLFLIFMENFSTSALLGGVCLVMLFVGRLYWKTYVKLIGVIVGLVILMLAVVFIVPEKHLKSAGRLLTVKSRIEHFVNPSETDSDDSYQSDQAKIAVAKGGLMGLGPGNSVQRNFLPHPYSDFIFAIIVEEYGLVGAGIVMLLYLIILYRVGVIVRRCTRMFPAILVTGLGLCIVFQALINMGVCVGLFPVTGQPLPLVSMGGTSLLFTSASFGMILSVSHTFSEEGEREEKEKLKMAAQGINEEDENEEN, encoded by the coding sequence ATGTTGAATCTAAAGAATAAAGTGGTATTTAAGGGGGATCGGACGTTGTGGTACGTGGTTATCGGTTTGATGCTGGCTTCTTTGATCGTGGTGTATTCCTCGACGGGGAGTCTGGCATTTCGTGTGCGGGGAGGGAATACCAGTTATTATTTGATTAAGCAGTTGTTTTTGATGTTCGGGTGTATGGTGGTGATTCTGACGTTACAGTCGTTCCATTACAAGTACTTCCTTTCATTTGCCAAGATCGTGCTGGGTATGTCGTTTATATTCCTGTTGTGGGCGAAGTTTGCGGGGACGACGTTGAATGACGCGGGGCGTTGGGTGACTATTCCGGGAATCGGGTTTACGTTTCAACCTTCGGAGATGGCAAAATTGGGGATTATTATGTACTGTGCCCGTGCGATAGCTTTTGAACAGACGGAGGAGTGTTGCAGTGATAATGTGTTGTGGCGGATGACATTGGTGGTGCCGGTGCTGTTCTTGATTTTTATGGAGAATTTCTCGACATCGGCGTTACTGGGCGGGGTTTGTCTGGTGATGTTGTTTGTCGGGCGTTTATATTGGAAAACTTACGTGAAGTTGATCGGGGTAATCGTGGGACTGGTGATTTTGATGCTGGCGGTTGTTTTTATCGTTCCGGAAAAGCATTTAAAGTCAGCGGGGCGTTTACTGACAGTGAAGAGTCGTATCGAGCATTTCGTGAACCCGAGCGAGACGGATAGTGACGATTCGTACCAGTCGGATCAGGCAAAGATTGCCGTGGCAAAGGGGGGATTGATGGGCTTGGGACCGGGAAATAGCGTGCAGCGGAATTTCTTGCCTCACCCGTATTCGGATTTTATATTTGCGATAATTGTCGAGGAGTACGGGCTGGTTGGTGCCGGGATTGTGATGTTGCTTTACTTGATTATTTTGTACCGGGTGGGGGTGATCGTGCGACGTTGTACAAGGATGTTCCCGGCAATTCTGGTGACCGGATTAGGTTTGTGTATTGTTTTTCAGGCATTGATTAACATGGGGGTTTGTGTGGGACTTTTCCCCGTGACCGGACAGCCGTTACCGCTGGTGAGTATGGGAGGTACTTCCCTGTTGTTCACAAGTGCCTCTTTCGGGATGATCCTGAGTGTCAGTCATACTTTCTCGGAAGAGGGAGAACGGGAAGAGAAGGAGAAACTAAAGATGGCTGCTCAAGGTATAAACGAGGAAGATGAGAACGAGGAAAATTGA